The nucleotide window cccaggTGCCTCCCCCTTCCAAAACAGTAGCTGTGATGGCTTCAACTTCAGAGTCGTCTGGAAAAGCTGTGTCTCTTCACTCTCCTGGGCCTGGGGACTGAGGACAAAGTAGAATCTCTCGGTGGCAGCTTCTCCTAAAAACATTAGCAAGTCCCACTCCTTCTCACCTAGGTAGTCAGTGAAAAAaaacacagctgaggaaacttCCACCAAGAAACCAAACTGTGTCCAAAAACTTTCTAGATCTCCACGAAGATTGGCCAGAGCAACAGGCTTTTGGAAAACACTAGGATTTTCCATTAGACCATCGCTATCAGGAAAATGCCACATTATCTCTACCAGGCCGTCAGAGATCTGCCGGGGAAGCACCGGGCCAGTAAAATCCTGATGGAGAAAGATTTTGTGTGATTTTAGTTGGTCAGAGACAAGCAGTGTGTTGAGGATTCTGGACTTGGAGAAGCTACAGTATCCTAGGCGCACAAAAGAGATGACAGGCATCTTCATGAGAGTCAGGCACTTTTCTGTATCCCCTGTAGGCCCTCCTGAAGATTGTGCTGACCACTTCTTCACAATGCCCTTCATGGCCCCCAGCATTAAGatgcttttgttgttttctgcatctggcaggagcaggggaagagcaaacCGGCACTGATACATGTTTGACATGACCTCGCGTTGCAACGAGCTGTCTGAACAGAGCATAGATGCACAAAGAACATCAAAGGGATTAATGGTTTGTATGTCTCTAATTTCCAAATTCTCTACTCCAGTCAGCAGTTCCTCTTTGTTACCCTCACCCAGAACCTTGTGTCTGAGGATTGTATCTCTGGCCGTGACATCCAGCGCTTGAACTTTCATCAGGAAATTCCAGGCTAAGTCTCCTGGAGCCTCAGGTGTCCACATACATCCTCGATCTAAGGAGAATTGTTTAACAACATCTGGCAGAAGCTTTCTGCTCCTATCCATGTTCAAACATGACAGGACATCTttaaataccttttttctttctgtagggAAAAAGATACTCAGTGAATGTCACATTCAGAATCTAAGCTACCttcactgacttttaaaattaagtgagTAATTGACTTTTTCGTTGTAAGAAGATGGAACGATACAAATATAGTGAAAGTTCCTTTTTGCCAGTCTGccaattccattttccttctaaGAGATGCCAATATGTTACGTATATTTGCTTCCCATCCTTTTTCTATGCAAGTATATAGGTAATGCATGAACACAGAGAAATATATCATTTGGTTCAGtggatgctattttatttttacataaatcatATTATCCTAAATAAATGATTCTTCGACTTCGTTTCACTTAATGGTATTCTTTGCAAATTCTTCTAAGTCAGTTCATACACAGATtgacttaattcatttttagCTAATCCATCGTACTTCATGATTTGGATGGACCATTACTTATTTAACCATTGTCTACTGATGGTCATTtaggttttccaattttttggcTAATGTTTGTATGCAATGATGAAAAACCTTGCTAATATTCGATGATATGCACACGTGTATGAGGAATTCTCTAGGATGatactgatttgtttttttaatattttttaatgtttgtttatttttcagagagagtgtgtacaggggaggggcagaaagagggagacagaggattcaaagtaggctccatgctgtgagcacagagccagatgcagggcttgaactcaagaacagtgagattatgacatgagccgaaatcaagagtctgctgcttaactgactgagccacccaggcaccccgatactggtttctttttctttcttgcttgctttcttgctttctctttctctttctctctttctggtttttaatttctttttttaatgtttatttatttttgagagagagacagacagaggatgagtggggagggcagagagagagacagagagacacagagtccgaaccaggctgcaggctctgagctgtcatcacagagcctgacactggctcaaactcacaaaccccaagatcatgacctgagccaaagctcgacccttaactgactgagccacccaggtgctcctgatttctttcttaaatgtatctcttgttacagtttggagaaatgaaagattttatGTCCATTAAAGTTTCCTCAGAATTTATGTGCTGTACCTACTTTCTCTTAATCTCCCATTTCCTAAAATACCTCCTAACCACTTCTTGGGAATACAGAGATAGTGCTTAGAGAAAGAAGGTCAGAGAGCACTTTTTTTTACTCCTGGTAGTATTTACTCCTGACAAACGAGCATAAGCTTCTTGGATCCCCTATAAAATTAGCCTGGTAAGAAACAACAGAAGTAAGAGAAAGGTATGGATTTCAAGGATTAACAAAGATAATTAAGAAATCCTTGGACAGACTAAAAGTTGCTTCAAGTGGAATATGTGTTGGGCTAAGAAGGTAAGGGAGGAGTTGGGGCTAGTAAAAAGGGTTCCCAGGGGAGGCAGTGAGAGGCTAGGTTTCAGGAAAGCTTTTAGGTCCTGCTCTTGCCTATCACCTATTTTGCCTTTGGACAACAATCCTCTGTTTCTTCAGCACAAAAACTGGTACCCACACAGCCCAGGCCAAGTACTGACAAGGTAAGGACTTGTTAGTCTTTCCTGACTACTACAGAGCTCATCTGGATACCATACCCAGAAGCAACAGAGTAAACAAATATTATACAGAGCAACAATGATACAATCAACAAGcacaaaaatggataaaaagaaaaaaagttaagaagCAATAATATCTAGAACCCGATATATGtttgtaaacttaaaatttatgaaaataccCCAGctaaggcaaaaagaaatgattttagcTGCCACCTACTGAAAGGAAATTCTTGAATTTGAGTCCAATGTATAAAGCCTTAGAACCCATGGAAGAGTAATAAAAACTTTAACATATATGTACTTGAAGtgtcagaaagagaggagggaacaAGTGggacagaaatatatatttagataaataatggctgaagattttccaaatttggttaaaatattttttacagatTCTGCAAATCCTAAGGgggataaaaacaaagaaaatcatatcTAACTATATAAGAGTcaactgctaaaaaaaattttttttaagtaaaaaaataacacttacaGGGAACAATGATAAAATAACTGTAGACTTAgcatcagaaacaatggaagcCAAGAGACAGGAATGGCATCCATAAAGTGCTGAAGGCAGAAAACCTGTCAATCTATACTTCAATAtctagcaaaaatatccttctggaatgaaggcaaaatgaagacatttctcaataagcaaaaaataagagaatttccCACTAACGGACCTAcactaaaagaaatttaaaaataataataataaataaaaattcttcaggCTAAATGGAAACAACATCACATTAAATCTTAGATCTTCAGGAAGAAAGGGCACAGGAAACGGTAAATATATGGGTTCCTGCCACTGGATGAACTCAACTGTAagctggaagggaagggagcTGATTGCTATAGTCTATACACAAGCTGACCTTATACAGTGCAGAGCACACAAAGCAACACCAGAAGCCTTCCTGAGACTTAGATTTgacactgtgattttttttttgtcatgaaatTTAACATAACAAAAAACATAATGATGTTTCTCCTTTGAATCAgatacatttggattttttttttttgagttcctAGCTGCATAGACAAATATTACAGAGGAAAAAGACAGAGTTAGCCTCATGCCTCCAGCCAACTAGAGTGGATTGGTTACCTACTAGAATTACATTGCAAGTCAGAACTACATTATTACTGAAACTTTCCTTGACATGTTTTACTAAAGGTGCTAGATTAATTGCAAAAAATAGCCCCAATTCATGgctttctggatatattttggaTTTCTGCAATATTACTTTGTAAGAAGTGGTATCTGTTTTTCCCCAACTCTTGAATCTGTTTTCCCCAACTCTTGAGTATGTCACAACTGTCTTTGTGTGACATACTCTGGCCAACAGAATGTGGCAAAAGTGatggtgttatgggttgaattgtgctcccccccccaaaaaaaaaattgtgttgaagtccccagtacctcagaatgtggccttatttgtaaacaaaatctttaaagaggtcaaattaaaatgaggtcattagggtgagctCCCATgaagtatgactggtgtccttacaaaaaggggaaatttgaaaacagagacatgcacagagggaaaGTGATtgaagacacacagagagaagatgggcaTTTAAAgccaggaaatttaaaaaaaaatttaaaaaaattaaaaaaaaagaaaaaagccaggaAATAACTGAGGCTACCAGAAACTGTTCCAGAAACTGGAACAGCTCTTTCCCTAATGCCTGCAGAGAGCCCTTGACCCTGCTAACACCTTGGTttcagacctctggcctccataactatgagacaataaatcTCCCATTGTCCTAAGCTACCCTTGTGTAGTGCTTTCttcagccctaggaaactaattcAGATGGCATGATAGTACTAAATCTAagccttctcttctgtctctttctctctctccctcttgccttCTCTCATACTCCTGTGTCCTCTCCATAAGAATATGCCCCATCTAGTCCGAGATAAGTCCACACTAGACTGCCAGAAGACGACAGACTAGTCTATAGCCAGCTGAccacagacacatgagaaaactcAGGAAAGACCAGAGGAACTGCCCAGCCAACTACAGACACATGAATAATAATACACACTTATTGTTTTAAGCAACTGAATTTTGATAAGCTCTATTATTACACTAAATAACTGACATAGAAAAGAAGATCATACAAAGTAAACAGTAACATGCAAGAAACACATCATAATATTAGAATGTTACCTAGAGAATAAGGGGAAtggggaataaagaaaaaagggaataaaaagacaTGGGGCTTTTCACAGTATAATGATGATACTATGCAGTGAATAATTAAGTCAACCCTATACGATAagtgaaatatgtaaataaattttaaaaattaagaatgaggcctagggcgcctgggtggctcagtcatttaagcatctgacttttgattttggctcaggtcttgatctcagtttgtgaggtagagccccgtgtcaggttccatgccagcagtacagagcctgcttgggattctctctctccccctctctctgcccatcccatgctcatgctcatgctctctctctctctcagaataaataaataaacttaaaaaaaatgaggcctAAAAATGACTATGGATTGGGAAGGTATGAGGGTGGAACAAGAATTGTGttgtaaatggaatattactcagccattaaaaagaatgaactcttggggtatatgggtggctcagtaggttaagtgtccgacttcaactcaggtcatgatctcgtggttcatgaatttaagccccacgtggtgctctgtgctgacagctcaaagcctggagcctgctttggattctgtgtctccctctctctctctttgcccctcccccactcatgctctgtctctctctctctctctcaaaaagaaataaacactaaaatattttaattaaaaaaaaagaatgaaatactgtaatttgcaatgacatggatggagctagagtgtattatgctaaacgaaataagtcattcagagaaagacaaataccatataatttcactcatatgtggaatttaagaaacaaaacagatgaacatacgggaggggagaaaataaaaaataaaaaagagagagggaaacaaaccacaagagactcttaacaatagagaacaaattgagtgttgatggagggaagtgggcaggggatgggctaggtGGGCGATGGATATTATTAgtagggcacttgtgatgagcactgagtgctgaatgtaactgatgaatcactgaattctactcctgaaaccaatattacattgtatgttaacttactacaattcaaataaaaatttgaaaagaaaaaaaaaattgtgttgtaGGTTAAATTATGTATCcctcaaattcctatgttgaattCCTAACCCCCAATGCCTCCAtgatattatttggaaatagggtcattgcagatataattagtaaAGATGAAGTATTAGGGTGAGCCCTGATCCAATATGActaatgtctttataaaaaggggaaatgcaCCCCTAGAGAACCTAGAGACCTAGGGACCTAGAGATATGCACCCAGGGAGACAACTATGAATGCAGACGAGAGGGATATTTttacaagccaaagaatgccaaaGATGTCCAACAAACTGCCAGAAACTAGGAACAGATTCTTCTTTACAGCCTTCAGAAGTAACcaaccttgatttcagacttctggcctccaaactGAGACgccacatttctgttgtttattgtttaagctacctcctttgtggcactttgttacagcagcagtagcAAACTAATACAAGGTGTGATGAGGAGGACATAACTCCTCTCCTACCTAGAACTGGATGATGGATCCCCACGATTTGGACTGAGTGTGAGACAATAGCtatgtttctttcccttctctgctcagaagttggtgatatttattttcatagacaATATCTCTCCAAATGAAGCATTTCtaacattttgaattttcattcaGAAATATTCCAATTCAAGATACCAATATAATTTCCCTTATCAAGATGATAATTTATGACTGGATCAAGCCAAGTACCAATATTTTGGGATCTTATCCAATTATTATAAGCTCCTCTCTGATTTTCACTTCAGTAGTTAGGCCCATAATCTCCATATCCCTCTGACTGGTCACAAAGGCACTGAAATGACTTAAGAGGCTTAATTTGAGGCTTAATTTGAGCAAAGTTAGTGGTTAGCAACTTATATGTACCATGGAGGTGACTGCAGAAACCTGTAAGCTGACAgtcagtatttatttttgcttatattgTCCATCATTTTGTAGGGCCTAGGTCTTCCTCTCTGTCAACGCCACCCATAAGGAAATTCCAAATTAGAGAGGCATAAGGAATTTCTGAGTAGCTGCTTTTCTGGTTCCTTTCCTTACCCCTTCTCCCCATTGTGTCGTGGAAACCTAAAAATAAGTTGTGGCCCAACTACCACATAGTATGGCCATACCTTccatccttttctcctcctccgctGCGAATGACATGCCAGTTTCGGAATCCTCATAACTCTGTTCTTCATCAGAGAACTGTGTGGTCTCTGAATATGCAGCGCCCTCTTCGCCATCATAAACACCGTGCTCTGAGTCATTATAATCCTCTTCTTCCACAGAGGTTTCTCCATCTTCAGAGTGTCCAACAGGTTCAAAATATTCCTCTTTTCCTAAGTACAAAGAATCATCTGGCTCCTCGTATCTCTGTCCATCCTGTAAATACTCAATGGTTGCTGgaatttcatatttaatgttCTCAACTAAATGTGGCAATATGCCTTTTGGTGTGTTGTATTCCTCCTCATTTTCCCTTGAGGACCAAGCAGCTTCCTTATAAGTAGTTTTCGTGTCCCTGAAGCACTCAGAAATTCCCATATCCaggtgttctttctttttgaaggacACTGTGATTTCAGGATTCTCGGGCTGTTTCTCTCCAGAGGAAAAAACATCTTCTGAATTCTTGCTTATCCCGATAGCTTGAAGAGGTTCTATattctcatgttttaaaaattctgaaaagcacaagaaagttgggggggggtattttgttttttcaaattaacAAAAAGACCTCGAAGCATCATCtctcttctttatttcaaaaCTGGAGGATAAGAATACCTAGCATCTCCCAGACAAACAACAAGTCAATtgtcattctttctctcactggaaaaaaatcagatcaCATTCCTACCTTGCTCAAAAGTTTGGCTCTTCATAGCAAACTCAAAGAGTACATGagtgaaacagaaaatttgaatccTATGAATAGTCCTGACTTGTGGATTTACTGTGACCTAAAACCAAGTCAGATTTCCTAGGGCCATTGCTGATGAAATCTGATCCTAATAATTTCTAATTGGGAAGCAAATAGCTCTAATTTGGAATAGTAAGTTctagaaataataatatctatttctCTAAGCACATGGGTCTTGTCCTACATTACAGACTGTTAACATGAACCTTTTTGGCTGAATCTCTACCTCTCTAATACCTCTTGAAATaatcttcaatattttttagatttttagaaaaaGGAGCTACATCTGTCTCTGGTAGTAATGTACAGAGTCACTAAAAAATCCATTCTGGAAGAATTACTCCCTCATCTGCCACTAATTATCTTTAAACATTGAagaattagcatttgaattgtttcAGAAGAGTAGGCTTCTGCAGGTATTcttatcacagaaaaaaaatgaagttactgATCCACCATATAGGTGTGCTACAAAATCATGTTTCTGATATTTCCAAAATGgctatactaagtgaaagatgcAGCATTTGGTCTTGGGGATGTAAAATATCCATGAATTTACTTATTGAATAATAAGCAGTTTATACTAGCACTAAAAAACCGCAAATTTTGGATACAGTTTGAACAAAAATTTATCAATCCCCTAAACCAATAAAATACATTGTTCCCTGCTTTTAGAATCCTAGACACTTTTCCCCTTTTTCATATGCTAGTGAAAATTATCTCcaggagaaagacaaatgaaaacaaaaggcaatAATGTTCTTTTTTCAGGGAATCTGCCTTGTCACTCTTGCCCCCCAAAAAAGTACAGAAATCCAACTTACCGTTTTGTAAGCCACCAACAGTAGCTGACTCTGGAAAAGTACTAAGTAAACACTTGAGAAAATGCTGACAGCTCACCTCTCCTCTTTTCTGTACCAAAATTAACAGCTTTCGACTTTTCTTCAGGGGATCTGTAACATTCTCCAGAGTCTCATACTCTTCCTCAGAAATCAGCCCCCGAGAGGTTAACGAATCTAAGACAGAATCAGGATCATGTTGGAGGATTTCAAGTAACTTTTTTCGTTCTTTTTCTATGATCTCTGAAGGAACACTCCTGGCAGCCATTGTTCCTGTGTCCTCTAGACCAGGAAATGGATTTTGAAACCGTTccaatagtaaataaatacaggtttaaaaaaatggcaaagagtAATTCTATTCAGCAAAGATTAAACAGGTCAAAGATATCTAGCATTGGAGAGGGCAAGTACAaacaagtggggggtggggggtggagccaGCCCTAAACCCAGCCAGGCCTGCCTCCCTATAGATTATTTATCTGCTCTTTTGCTCACTTGACTCAGTCTCATTTTGACTCAGCCCCAGTGTCAATTCCTCTGAGAAGTCTCTCCTGAAATTTAGTTTGGACTAGGTATTCCCTGCTCGGAGCTCTATTCGTGATAAGAATGAATTGATTAATTCTTTCTGGAGAGAAATCCTGCAATatgcagcaataaataaataaatgctgatagataaaaatacaaattaaggggtgcctgggtggctcagtcggttaagtgtctgacttttgatctcagccgagatcatgatctcagttcctgAGCCTCAtgtcatcaggttctgtgctgggcatggagcctggttgggattctctctctccctctctctgctcctcccctgcttacacacacacacacacacacacacacacactctcaaaatatataaacactttaaaagtaaaaaataatacaaatttatacCTTTCaactcagcaatttcacttctagaaaatttcttaaggaaataatcagacaaaTGCCCAAAGATACATGTGTAAGAATCTTCatgacagcattatttataatagcagaaaagttttaaataaccAAGATTTAAATAAAGTGggtatttgtggaataaatgttGATACATCAacagtgaaacagaaaagaacagcTTACAAGGATGAAAGCAGGGCATCTGTCAGGCTTagcagagcatgcgactcttgatcccagggtcatgatccTGATCCCCACAGTGGGGACAgagtttatttaacaaaaaataaatacataaacaagtaAAAAGGATGAAGTGAGTTATACATATTGACAGCTAGTAATACCCATGATATATCATTATGAAAGATAGCAAGCTAAGatcccatttttgtttaaaaaattaaaatgtgcatagcatacatatattatatgcatatgtagATATAGATTTAAAAGAACACAGTCAGGAGAGAGATAGCCCAATGGTAACACTGGTTAACTCTGAGGATATGATGACAGGGGGATTCATACTTTCTACTTTAAACACtcctgtttattttaatatttcatagtttttgtttttattagcagacttcattttgatttttctaaaaaaactaCCTGGGTGGTTTTTATTTATAGGTATGTAGTTCACAAgaacctgaaaacaaaacaatttaaataactaTCAACAGGATACTGGATAAATAAACTCTAGTGTTGCATTAACAGTATACACCATTCAAAAAGAATGACCTTCAGTGACCCAGAAGATAACCATATATTAAGGGAAAACTTTAAGTCCCAAAAGATTATACGCAGCAAgacactctttttaaaagttgaatgtgtacctgggtagctcagtcagttgagcgtcaacagctcttgatttcagttcaggtcatgatctcacggttcatgactttgagccccatgttaggctctgtgctgacagtacagagcctgcttgggcttgggattctgtgtctccctttctctctgcccctcccctggtcacaatctctctctctcaaaaataaacattttcttttaaaaaatagaaagaaaagtcaGCAGTAATTTCATTTACTATAGGTGGGGGGGGAAAGGAGGGCTAGTGCCAAGTTCTGGTGTCAAGAGCCTTGGATTGTACCAGAATCATGGATGCAGTGTTTACGTAGTCTCCATCATTCTCTGCTGAAAGGCAACATGTCATAGAGCAAATACCTAGGTAGCAGCATATATCATGTTTCAGAAGTTCATTTACTCCTGACCTAAACATGGCATTTGGACAGGAACCTGGAGGTTCTGAATTGGCTTTGCAGAGTTAAGGGTTAACCTGACTAGGACCGAAATAGCGTGGAATCAAGCACACCAAAAACAACTACTTTACATCAAAGAGCAAAAATAATTCACTTTCCCTGTCTACAACTGGGAGAGTAAAAAAAGAATCTCACACAGTGCCAGTCATACTGCTTTGGTTCCTCAGTGGTTGCCACCTGCCCTACCTTTTCTAATCTCACTTATTCGGACACCTGTGCTAGGCAgaatgccaccccccccccccacccccgtgtctATGTCCTTATTAACACAACCTATAAATAtgttaggttacatggcaaaggacaattaaggttgcagatgtaattaaggttgctaatcagctgatcTTGAGCTAAGGAAGTTTTCTGGTGGggccaatgtaatcacaaggggctgttaaaagataaactgaggcatatttaaattttgaagagTTTGAGCAAAAGTGAATTCTAATAGGGCAGTGTCAAATCAGAAGTGGTTAGGAGTCTCAGACTTCAAGAGCCTGGGAAAACAGAAAgtgcagaagcaaagaaaggcaAGGACTTGACTGGGTGTAACTTTAAGCCTAGTTAGTTTTAATTGGTTGTCCTTagtggttttgtgtttgttttttgtttggttcgttgtttttttaagtcctcTCTACGCCCCACTCAAGACCCTGAGACCAACAGTCGCATGCTCTGACTGCCAGGCACCCTCTCCTTAATGTTTTGCTTTCCCAACGTGGAGGCATTTACGGGCTTAGATTTGTTTGCTTACGTAGGTCTCCACGGCATTAGAGCCACCTCAGTGGCTGTCACTTGTGAGATATTAGCAAAGGTAATGGAATAACTGCTAGCAGAACAAAATGAACTCTAGAAATCAGACATTTAATTTGAACAGGTTAACAGTCGCTGTAGAAGTACTAGACTCTTTTCTAGGGGCTGGGAATAAAAATGTTCACAGGGCAGTCTTCTGTCCTCGAGATAGTGGCAGATCGGGGATGAGGGGTCAGCAGCCAAGGGATAAAGAGGAGGCCAACATTTAAGTGCCCAGACTAAACTGCAATTCCAGGAACTTTCTGCATTAGGTGCTGTTTCTTACTACGGTTCTAATAAGTTCCTACAAGCTTAAGAGGCTTAAAACGAAACAAATTAGTGGTGCCTGAATGGCTCTGTCTGTTGAGCAACAAAATACTTATTTcggttaaggtcatgatcccagagtagTGGGACCACGCTCCAGGTTGGGCCCTGAgctgagcctgctggggattctctctctccctgcctctgcccctctcccccaccctcacgtgctctcttaaaaaatgttttttaaataataaaagtgctTAAGTACAGACTGCCAGGCCCTACCTAAAGGGGCCAAATCAGATTTCCTCACATCAGGGTGCAGGAAACTACATCTACAAGTTCCCTTGACACAATATAATTTTAGATCAAAATACTTGCCACTAAATTACTACAGCTAGAAAAAAACATGATTCGCCTTTGTTTTTAGATTCGGAACCCAGCTCTTCAGAGGCCGGTCCGTGTTCTCCATACCGCCGACGACCTCTAGGGAAGAACCGGCTCAGCCAAGAGCGTCTAGCCAGAAGCGCTAGTTTCTCCCAGCTGGGGATTCCAGTCCCATCCCGAACCCAACACCTCACGCCGGTAGCGCAGGGTCAGCACGGGCACCCCTAGGTTCCCCACTGAAATCTGCGGTGTGGCCACAACTCTGAGAACCCGAGAAGGTGGAAGAGCAGGAGCAGGCGCACAAAGAACGCAGGTCTGGCGTGAACGATGCTCTCGGCCAAGGCGGGTCCAGCGAAGTCACGCCCATTCGGACACCAGGAAGCTGTGAGCCCTCCCGCCACCCGGCCCTGAAACCCTTATTGGCCCCGCCTGGCTCTGGATCCTCCTCTAGACCCACCCACACTGCGCTACGGGCGTTTGAGAACGGTGCACCGGTCCCGCCGGAAGTACTTTCCTGGGCGGAAGCTTCTGAGCCACCATATAGCGGAAGTGCCTTCTTTTCCGGCCTCTTTGGTCTCGGTTGCGGAAACAAGATGGTGAGTTTCTTCCAAGGGTTCATGGAATCGCCTTCCATCCTCATCCTCTGCGTTGTCCTTCTTGCCATCCTCAGGGGGCCGGCAAGGCTCCTGATAAGGGGAGCGGGTGGGCAGCAA belongs to Acinonyx jubatus isolate Ajub_Pintada_27869175 chromosome A1, VMU_Ajub_asm_v1.0, whole genome shotgun sequence and includes:
- the CARD6 gene encoding caspase recruitment domain-containing protein 6 isoform X1, translating into MAARSVPSEIIEKERKKLLEILQHDPDSVLDSLTSRGLISEEEYETLENVTDPLKKSRKLLILVQKRGEVSCQHFLKCLLSTFPESATVGGLQNEFLKHENIEPLQAIGISKNSEDVFSSGEKQPENPEITVSFKKKEHLDMGISECFRDTKTTYKEAAWSSRENEEEYNTPKGILPHLVENIKYEIPATIEYLQDGQRYEEPDDSLYLGKEEYFEPVGHSEDGETSVEEEDYNDSEHGVYDGEEGAAYSETTQFSDEEQSYEDSETGMSFAAEEEKRMEERKKVFKDVLSCLNMDRSRKLLPDVVKQFSLDRGCMWTPEAPGDLAWNFLMKVQALDVTARDTILRHKVLGEGNKEELLTGVENLEIRDIQTINPFDVLCASMLCSDSSLQREVMSNMYQCRFALPLLLPDAENNKSILMLGAMKGIVKKWSAQSSGGPTGDTEKCLTLMKMPVISFVRLGYCSFSKSRILNTLLVSDQLKSHKIFLHQDFTGPVLPRQISDGLVEIMWHFPDSDGLMENPSVFQKPVALANLRGDLESFWTQFGFLVEVSSAVFFFTDYLGEKEWDLLMFLGEAATERFYFVLSPQAQESEETQLFQTTLKLKPSQLLFWKGEAPGETGKNIEGLQAALQEVMSSSLRCVSVEDMGSLARELGIQVDQDFENVQGIQTPPSENLSGTAKDERQQRPSQSESSCESPAVMPGESGASQNLQNFYLLPGFLPRLENCPLPTRIGGNFSHVSLKAPWVTGSHFWSEQRSKWFRPWPFQKTRAYGRGKSFGFRYFQPQRFYSPERFTKFSRTALGHPMTKTIGGLPRPVSQHVRAWSRRPQTTGALERSGVVVSQVGHSHSLGLQPAEAAGKPQPKQGYTHRTQPPRAPGKPMKTTSHIEGFYPQASQPAGATKKPLRPASHQGAKLKTQDGPLNPAFQRSSSKCLPSSQFKPSQPKPSQVKHSQPVPSQPKPTQTKPTECHPSHAKPCPPKPTQPKPCPSQSSQCKPSQPRATQPKSSKTSPAQAKAYHARAGPKKAGKH
- the CARD6 gene encoding caspase recruitment domain-containing protein 6 isoform X2, with product MAARSVPSEIIEKERKKLLEILQHDPDSVLDSLTSRGLISEEEYETLENVTDPLKKSRKLLILVQKRGEVSCQHFLKCLLSTFPESATVGGLQNEFLKHENIEPLQAIGISKNSEDVFSSGEKQPENPEITVSFKKKEHLDMGISECFRDTKTTYKEAAWSSRENEEEYNTPKGILPHLVENIKYEIPATIEYLQDGQRYEEPDDSLYLGKEEYFEPVGHSEDGETSVEEEDYNDSEHGVYDGEEGAAYSETTQFSDEEQSYEDSETGMSFAAEEEKRMEERKKVFKDVLSCLNMDRSRKLLPDVVKQFSLDRGCMWTPEAPGDLAWNFLMKVQALDVTARDTILRHKVLGEGNKEELLTGVENLEIRDIQTINPFDVLCASMLCSDSSLQREVMSNMYQCRFALPLLLPDAENNKSILMLGAMKGIVKKWSAQSSGGPTGDTEKCLTLMKMPVISFVRLGYCSFSKSRILNTLLVSDQLKSHKIFLHQDFTGPVLPRQISDGLVEIMWHFPDSDGLMENPSVFQKPVALANLRGDLESFWTQFGFLVEVSSAVFFFTDYLGEKEWDLLMFLGEAATERFYFVLSPQAQESEETQLFQTTLKLKPSQLLFWKGEAPGETGKNIEGLQAALQEVMSSSLRCVSVEDMGSLARELGIQVDQDFENVQGIQTPPSENLSGTAKDERQQRPSQSESSCESPAVMPGESGASQNLQNFYLLPGFLPRLENCPLPTRIGGNFSHVSLKAPWVTGSHFWSEQRSKWFRPWPFQKTRAYGRGKSFGFRYFQPQRFYSPERFTKFSRTALGHPMTKTIGGLPRPVSQHVRAWSRRPQTTGALERSGVVVSQLTRKKKNSIVI